The Megalopta genalis isolate 19385.01 unplaced genomic scaffold, iyMegGena1_principal scaffold0542, whole genome shotgun sequence DNA window ATCTTTTCGATGTCACCAGTGACAACGTATTGATGTGTGCGGAATCTCAGGAGAATATACAATAAGTCATCTTGGATTTTGGGGCCAGTATGTAATACGTCGTTGAGTGATAGACCCGTGCTTGAGGCAGCTGATCCGTCGAAAACGATGCGGAGCTTGGTGGTTTGGCTGGACATCTTGAGTACCCCGTGGTGTGCAAGGTAATAGCCTTCGTTGGTATCAGGGATCTCGGACATGTGGCCAAGATCCAAATATTCCTTAAAAATAGCTTCGTACTGATTATTTAACTCCGGATCTCGTTTTAACTTTCTTTCTAAGGATAGAAATCGTTTATAGGCTGCTGACTTCGATTCTCCGAGTTTTGGTTTGTCGTTGTTGAATGGAAGTGATACGACGTATCTTCCTTCCGCGTTTCGTGTGATCGTGTTTTTGAAATATTCCTCACATGCTGTTTCTGCTTCTGAGAAATGAGGTATTTGTGGACCGTCTTCAATTTCCCAAAAACGTGTGAGATCGAACTGGagtgatgtgtgtgtgtggcatGAAGCACTTCTTATTGGTTTGAATGTGGGTGCGCTCCCCCCGATTACCCAACCCAACATTGTTTTCTGAAGATATAGGTCTGGGTCATCGGGTTGTGAAAGATTGATCTGACCTACACTTAAAATGGATAATACCGTGCCGGCCCCTAACAGCATGTCGATTGGTGCCGGGCGGTGGAACGTAGGATCTGCGAGTTCGATGTTTCTTGGGATGTTTAGGGTGGCGCGATCAATTGTATCGCCTGGAATTGCGGTTGCAATGTTGGGCACGACCAAAAAGGTGAGAGTTCGTTGATAGTTCTTGATTCTGGAACGGATGGTGGCCTTGACGATGTGTTTCGCCACAGTAGTGAGAGTATCGAGCGCGCCGACCGGAATAGAACAATGTTTTAGAGGTAAGGAGAGTTTCTTTGCAAGATCTTGTGTCATGAAATTTGTGGTCGAGCAGGTGTCGATTAAAGCCCGGCATGTCACTGGTTTATGTGTCCTACTGATAGCGTGGATGATTGCCGTAACCAAAAGGTCGTTTGATTGGGAGTCtacaataaaaatgttgtgAGTGTCCCTGTCCCTTGAGATCCCACGAGGAAATAGTCACCGATTGCACAAAGGTTGGTCTGGCTCAGTGATTTCTTCTTGTGGAGCTGTAGTTGATTTGGATGTGTGTGTGGTCGTAGTTGCGGAGGTGGAGGGTTTCTGATTCACCGTATCGTTTGGTTGGTGTATAAGAGTGTGGTGACGTTGGTTGCAAATTCGGCATGTGAAAATCGAGCGGCATATGTTAGTGGTGTGACCAGGTCGTAAACAATTGTGGAACAATGAATTTTTTGTAGCATTTTCTAGTCGCGTAGTGGGGGAAGCTGAATTGAAGACTTCACAATCCCGAACCATGTGTGACCCGTTGCAGATTGGACATTGCGCAGGTTTGGCGGTGAAAAATGTCTGCGTCTTCGAGTAGTTTGCGTGGATACTTTTAGGAGATGTATTTACTGAGGGGTGACGAGTTCTGGAGATTAGATTGGTTCCGTTGACAACTATTGAACAGTTTGCTCGTTTTCGTAAGAATTTGATGAGGTGCGTGTATGATGGCATTTGCTTGTCTGGTAGCGTGAGTTCCCATTGCAAGATTGTATCTGAATTGAGTTTTGATAGGATTGTTGATATGAGAAGTGTGTTCCAAGTTGCTACGGGTTCCCCGAGATTGTTTAATGCGCGTAGATGTTGATTCAAGGTGTCTAGTAAATCGTCGATTGCTTCGGGTGTGTCTTTTGCGAGCTTCGGAATCTCTCGAATCGCATCACAATGTCGTAAAAGGGTTTTGCGTGGAcagtcgaatttttctttcagtATTTCAATCGCGGCCGGATAGTTCACATCGGTCGTTGTTAACGATTTGATGCATGCGGCGGCCTTCCCGGTGAGGGTTGATCTTAGGTATTGCAATTTTTGCACTGAGGTGAGGTTTTCGTTGCGGTCGATCGTCGATGAAAACAGGTCGTAGAAGGATGACCAATTTTCAATGGTTCCGTCGAATGTCGGTAATCGCATCTCCGGTAATTTTACGGCTATGGGGGCTGATACGATAGATGCTGGTGACTCAGTAAGGTTGTTGCGCGTGTTGTTCCGTGACTCGTCTTGTTGAAGAATTCGTTTTGCACGAGCTACAACTGCGTAATAATCGCATTGGATCTCTGATCGTCGCGATTCTTCCGATGAAACTAGCGTTTCTATTTCAAATTGTATATCATCGAACCGATTCCATGATTTAACAAGTCCATTGAGATGTTCG harbors:
- the LOC143263391 gene encoding uncharacterized protein LOC143263391, which encodes MASADIQISTLRRKRGNIIGQITILTRVLDNSQDPDHCDKLLITEHLNGLVKSWNRFDDIQFEIETLVSSEESRRSEIQCDYYAVVARAKRILQQDESRNNTRNNLTESPASIVSAPIAVKLPEMRLPTFDGTIENWSSFYDLFSSTIDRNENLTSVQKLQYLRSTLTGKAAACIKSLTTTDVNYPAAIEILKEKFDCPRKTLLRHCDAIREIPKLAKDTPEAIDDLLDTLNQHLRALNNLGEPVATWNTLLISTILSKLNSDTILQWELTLPDKQMPSYTHLIKFLRKRANCSIVVNGTNLISRTRHPSVNTSPKNSQSNDLLVTAIIHAISRTHKPVTCRALIDTCSTTNFMTQDLAKKLSLPLKHCSIPVGALDTLTTVAKHIVKATIRSRIKNYQRTLTFLVVPNIATAIPGDTIDRATLNIPRNIELADPTFHRPAPIDMLLGAGTVLSILSVGQINLSQPDDPDLYLQKTMLGWVIGGSAPTFKPIRSASCHTHTSLQFDLTRFWEIEDGPQIPHFSEAETACEEYFKNTITRNAEGRYVVSLPFNNDKPKLGESKSAAYKRFLSLERKLKRDPELNNQYEAIFKEYLDLGHMSEIPDTNEGYYLAHHGVLKMSSQTTKLRIVFDGSAASSTGLSLNDVLHTGPKIQDDLLYILLRFRTHQYVVTGDIEKMYRQFLIRPEDRKFQQASKVLKQDFYVDDLITGTPTIQEAISLRKELTSLLNTAGLHIRQWASNDKRLLEDLPDENINQQLHLGESSIVKTLGIVWNSADDSITYTVRPILHTPRATKRFISSEIAKIYDPLGLLGPVIITAKLILQELWTLRIDWDESLPMAIHNKWSQYYSQLPLLNQARFRRKTVIQSASNIELHGFCDASERAYGA